Proteins from a genomic interval of Paenibacillus sp. RC334:
- a CDS encoding YqhR family membrane protein, with protein sequence MSETYSIPNAGHDQDRSGESQDQRDHNNNNSSRGRQQSGKIHTPLIPFALELGFFAGLLWGLLRWLFYTLHFTVVAPAFLAEPFFKHSFMKTTAGHLVGLLFFIALSVVASLVYTLMLRRYKGPAPGIVYGLVWWVILFVLIGPKLGMMNPLYRLTWNSIYTEICVFILWGLFIGYTVAVEYTDERKREPEKAGD encoded by the coding sequence ATGAGTGAAACCTACTCCATACCCAATGCAGGCCATGATCAGGATCGGTCTGGCGAATCTCAGGATCAACGCGACCATAATAACAATAATAGCAGTCGAGGAAGACAGCAGTCGGGCAAAATACATACGCCGCTTATTCCTTTTGCACTCGAATTGGGATTTTTTGCAGGCTTGCTCTGGGGATTACTGCGCTGGTTGTTTTATACGTTACATTTTACGGTAGTCGCACCGGCATTTTTGGCAGAGCCTTTTTTTAAACATTCGTTCATGAAAACAACGGCGGGACATCTGGTGGGTTTATTGTTTTTTATCGCATTATCCGTTGTAGCGTCACTGGTGTACACATTGATGTTGCGTAGGTATAAGGGGCCTGCGCCCGGCATCGTTTACGGCTTGGTATGGTGGGTTATTTTATTCGTGTTGATAGGTCCCAAGCTTGGAATGATGAATCCGCTTTATCGTTTAACCTGGAACTCCATTTATACGGAAATTTGTGTGTTTATACTGTGGGGGCTATTTATCGGATACACCGTTGCTGTTGAGTATACGGACGAGAGAAAGCGCGAGCCTGAGAAAGCTGGGGACTGA
- a CDS encoding DUF1385 domain-containing protein: MSQASKPVSYGGQAVIEGVMFGGKRVNVTAVRRKTGEITYLEVPRKEQSWVSKFRRIPLLRGIVSIIDSSAKGTKHLNYSADAYADDEVDPKERAEQKKKEESRWSLSMMIGVAAVGILSFLFGKIVLTLVPVIVENFLFGNLFHNQILHNLAEGAIKLILLLGYLWGISQTPLIKRLFQYHGAEHKVITAYEAGEELTPANVQKYSRLHYRCGSSFIMLTVIIGVLVYSLFTYDNLWERMGQRLLLLPIVLGLSFEFLKLTNALREIPVLRYLGYPGLWLQLLTTKEPTDDQVEVSIASFKRMLELDAELENVPVKETFNSSVLDPVKG, translated from the coding sequence TTGTCACAAGCATCCAAGCCTGTAAGCTACGGTGGTCAGGCAGTCATTGAAGGTGTCATGTTCGGCGGCAAGCGTGTCAATGTCACGGCAGTTCGCCGCAAGACTGGCGAAATCACATATTTGGAAGTACCGCGCAAGGAGCAATCCTGGGTGTCCAAATTTCGCAGAATTCCATTGTTGCGGGGAATTGTAAGCATCATCGACTCCAGCGCCAAGGGTACAAAGCATTTGAACTATTCAGCAGACGCGTATGCTGATGATGAAGTAGACCCGAAAGAACGCGCTGAACAAAAGAAAAAAGAAGAATCCCGCTGGAGCCTGAGTATGATGATCGGTGTAGCTGCGGTCGGCATTTTATCCTTCCTGTTCGGCAAAATTGTGTTGACCCTCGTTCCGGTTATCGTGGAAAACTTCCTGTTCGGAAATTTATTTCACAACCAGATTCTGCATAACCTTGCGGAAGGGGCCATTAAGCTAATTCTGCTATTGGGTTATTTATGGGGCATTTCCCAAACTCCGTTGATCAAACGACTGTTCCAGTATCACGGAGCGGAACATAAGGTGATTACCGCATATGAAGCGGGTGAAGAACTAACTCCTGCTAATGTGCAAAAATACAGTCGTCTGCATTACCGTTGCGGTAGCAGCTTCATCATGCTCACGGTGATCATCGGGGTACTCGTATATTCCCTGTTTACGTATGATAATCTGTGGGAGCGTATGGGACAGCGGCTTTTGCTGCTTCCAATCGTGCTGGGGCTTTCTTTTGAATTTCTCAAGCTAACCAATGCCCTGCGGGAGATTCCGGTACTCCGTTATTTGGGATACCCCGGCCTGTGGCTGCAACTACTTACCACCAAAGAACCGACCGATGATCAAGTAGAGGTATCCATTGCTTCATTCAAGCGTATGCTGGAATTGGATGCCGAGTTGGAAAATGTACCTGTAAAGGAGACCTTCAACAGCTCGGTCCTTGATCCTGTGAAAGGATGA
- a CDS encoding patatin-like phospholipase family protein, with translation MLINAVFQGGGVKGISLAGAVKAAEEHEIVFNRVAGTSSGAIVAALLAAGYSADEMKAVIEKTPLVSLLRRSPVFNIKWVGPAARIFLKKGLYSGEALEHWVRELLLAKGVRTFADLPPGKLRIIASDITNGRILVLPEDIKRFGMNSSSLEVAKAIRMSTSIPYFFDPVMLRLDPLHTKGKKFSQQFVFVVDGALLSNLPLWLFDEPVNERKAKTIPTVGFQMVGKTGTETKVSYIRGPLTMLQAIFDTMLSAHDERYIEQENRYRTIKIPTLGIRTAQFNISPEQSNLLYDSGVQAGDAFFHKWSIASYQQQYNKYQLMKDTMYAMK, from the coding sequence ATGCTGATCAATGCTGTGTTCCAGGGTGGAGGGGTTAAGGGTATATCGCTGGCGGGTGCAGTCAAGGCTGCGGAGGAGCATGAAATTGTATTCAACCGTGTAGCGGGTACATCATCAGGTGCTATTGTAGCTGCTTTGTTGGCGGCAGGATATTCAGCAGATGAAATGAAAGCCGTGATCGAGAAAACCCCCTTGGTCAGCTTGTTACGGCGTTCTCCGGTGTTTAACATCAAATGGGTTGGACCGGCAGCTCGTATTTTTCTTAAAAAAGGGCTGTACTCCGGAGAAGCATTGGAGCATTGGGTGCGGGAGCTGTTGCTTGCCAAGGGAGTGCGTACGTTCGCGGATCTGCCTCCAGGCAAGCTGCGCATTATTGCTTCAGACATAACGAACGGACGCATTCTGGTGCTTCCTGAGGATATCAAACGTTTCGGTATGAACTCCTCTTCACTGGAGGTGGCCAAAGCCATTCGGATGAGCACAAGCATCCCATATTTTTTCGACCCCGTTATGCTAAGACTTGATCCTTTGCACACGAAAGGGAAAAAATTTTCACAGCAATTTGTGTTTGTTGTCGATGGGGCACTGCTAAGTAATCTGCCTTTATGGCTTTTTGATGAGCCTGTAAATGAACGAAAGGCCAAAACAATTCCAACAGTAGGCTTTCAGATGGTGGGCAAAACGGGAACCGAAACGAAGGTTTCATATATACGGGGGCCGTTGACGATGCTGCAAGCTATTTTTGATACGATGCTATCAGCGCATGATGAGCGTTATATTGAGCAGGAGAACCGATATCGGACGATTAAAATCCCGACGCTGGGCATTCGCACAGCACAGTTCAACATTTCTCCTGAGCAAAGCAATTTGCTTTATGATTCTGGTGTGCAGGCAGGAGACGCATTTTTCCACAAATGGAGCATCGCTTCTTACCAACAGCAGTATAACAAGTATCAATTAATGAAGGATACGATGTATGCCATGAAATAA
- a CDS encoding family 10 glycosylhydrolase, translated as MNWKKTWALAAGLLLAVQTAVVPGAQAAPNGEIEIILDGQPLQSDALPYIVQGANVTMVPLRVISEGLGAQVNWSASSGTVTITAQDKNISMENGGQSAMVNGKSVRLDASARMTSGRVMVPLRFVGEELGLKVDWQASERVITLNSGKEGAATGGTTSSGGGSSSNTSTSDNPGSVDTNQGINDDVQASVTSPSTSTNEGSSNSSQGNVVQVKASTSMRGAWISTINGDWPSSAARSSTEKQKQEFTKMLDDLQGMGINAVFVQVRASGDALYPSNLVPWSKYLTNTQGKNPGYDPLKFMISESHKRGMEFHAWFNPFRANSTGTTSGLAANHVANQHPDWIVKNGSQLYINPGIPAARQHVIAAIMEVVDGYDIDGVHLDDYFYPYSGTFDDDATFQAYNANKISNKGDWRRDNVNSFVRDLGKSIHASKSKVQFGISPFGVWRNKSQDLTGSDTKAGVTAYDTTFADVRTWINKGWIDYVAPQIYWSIGFPAAGYDKLVAWWSNEVKNSDVKLYIGHSPYKIGTPEKGWQSAEELIKQLKLNENYNQIKGDIYFSAQHLRKNPYGLIQLLQNYYQ; from the coding sequence ATGAATTGGAAGAAAACATGGGCACTGGCTGCGGGTTTACTGCTGGCGGTGCAGACGGCAGTTGTGCCAGGAGCGCAAGCGGCTCCAAACGGAGAGATTGAAATTATATTGGACGGGCAACCGCTGCAAAGTGATGCGTTGCCGTACATTGTACAGGGAGCCAACGTAACGATGGTACCCTTGCGGGTGATCAGTGAGGGATTAGGCGCTCAGGTCAACTGGTCAGCATCGTCCGGTACGGTAACCATTACAGCACAAGACAAGAACATTTCTATGGAAAACGGCGGACAGAGTGCTATGGTGAATGGCAAGTCAGTTCGATTGGACGCATCTGCGCGTATGACGAGCGGAAGAGTCATGGTGCCGCTGCGTTTTGTTGGGGAAGAGTTGGGATTAAAAGTGGACTGGCAGGCTTCAGAGCGAGTCATTACGTTAAATAGTGGTAAAGAGGGTGCCGCCACTGGCGGAACAACATCCTCCGGTGGCGGCTCCAGCTCCAATACGTCCACATCTGACAATCCGGGAAGTGTAGATACGAATCAGGGAATCAATGATGATGTGCAAGCGAGTGTTACTTCTCCGTCTACATCAACCAATGAGGGCAGCTCCAATTCTTCGCAGGGAAATGTCGTGCAAGTGAAAGCTTCGACTTCCATGCGCGGGGCTTGGATTTCTACGATTAACGGGGATTGGCCTTCTTCCGCCGCCCGAAGCAGTACCGAGAAGCAAAAGCAGGAATTTACCAAAATGCTTGATGATTTGCAGGGTATGGGTATTAATGCGGTTTTTGTTCAGGTCCGGGCCAGCGGGGATGCGCTGTATCCGTCCAATCTTGTGCCATGGAGCAAGTACCTGACGAACACCCAGGGTAAAAATCCGGGCTATGATCCTTTAAAATTTATGATTAGTGAATCGCACAAGCGGGGGATGGAGTTCCATGCCTGGTTCAACCCTTTCCGCGCCAATTCTACAGGAACGACCAGTGGTTTAGCTGCAAACCATGTCGCTAACCAACATCCGGATTGGATCGTTAAGAATGGCAGTCAGCTATACATCAATCCCGGTATTCCCGCCGCTCGCCAGCATGTCATTGCTGCGATTATGGAGGTTGTGGACGGATATGATATTGACGGCGTTCATTTGGATGACTATTTCTATCCATACAGCGGTACTTTTGATGATGATGCGACTTTTCAAGCTTATAATGCCAACAAAATCTCTAACAAAGGCGACTGGCGGAGAGATAATGTGAACAGCTTTGTCCGTGATTTGGGCAAAAGCATTCATGCAAGCAAGTCCAAAGTGCAATTCGGTATTAGTCCTTTTGGAGTGTGGCGCAACAAGTCTCAGGACTTAACCGGATCAGATACGAAGGCAGGCGTTACAGCGTATGATACGACATTTGCCGATGTACGTACCTGGATTAACAAAGGCTGGATTGATTATGTAGCTCCACAGATTTATTGGAGTATCGGTTTCCCGGCCGCTGGCTATGACAAGCTTGTGGCATGGTGGTCCAATGAGGTCAAAAATTCAGATGTTAAGCTGTACATCGGACATTCTCCTTATAAAATCGGCACTCCTGAAAAGGGCTGGCAATCTGCCGAAGAGCTGATTAAGCAACTCAAGCTGAACGAAAATTATAACCAGATCAAAGGGGACATTTATTTTAGTGCCCAGCATTTACGGAAAAATCCGTACGGACTCATTCAGCTTCTTCAAAATTATTATCAATAA
- the mntR gene encoding transcriptional regulator MntR — MPTPSMEDYLERIYQLIDEKGYARVSDIAEGLEVHPSSVTKMIQKLDKDDYLVYEKYRGLILTPKGKKVGKRLVDRHQLLEQFLDMIGVDKDLIYKDVEGIEHHLSWDSITRIETLVEYFRRDEDRLRQLHDIHKELSGDS; from the coding sequence GTGCCAACGCCAAGCATGGAAGATTATTTGGAGCGCATTTACCAGCTGATTGATGAGAAGGGATACGCCCGTGTCTCGGATATCGCAGAGGGTCTGGAGGTCCATCCTTCGTCCGTTACCAAGATGATCCAGAAGCTGGATAAGGATGACTATCTCGTATATGAGAAATATCGGGGATTAATTTTAACACCCAAAGGGAAAAAGGTCGGCAAACGGCTGGTTGATCGCCACCAGTTACTAGAGCAATTTCTGGATATGATTGGGGTCGACAAGGACCTGATCTATAAAGATGTGGAAGGTATTGAGCACCATTTAAGCTGGGATTCCATCACCCGCATTGAGACATTGGTCGAATATTTCCGCCGGGATGAAGATCGTTTGCGCCAGCTTCACGATATACACAAGGAATTGAGTGGTGATTCCTGA
- the splB gene encoding spore photoproduct lyase gives MSTLKRTPVKTKGTKPFVPDLVFFEPDALNYPKGQRIMDWVKAKDIPYRMTTSHNRITNLPGETEVEKYRMAKKTLVVGIRKTLTFDQSKPSAEYAIPISTGCMGHCHYCYLQTTLGAKPYLRVYVNTDDILSAAKGYIEERAPEITRFEAACTSDPIGLEHITGSLGELIRFMADEEFGRLRFVTKYHHVDPLLDIQHNGHTRIRFSINSDYVIKQFEPATSRFEERIGAAGKIALAGYPLGFIIAPIIWYDGWEEGYGELLRKLGETLPQDATKDLTFELIQHRFTKTSKAVIEKRYPKTKLEMDMEKRKKKWGRWGQNKYVYPDEQQNALREFITERIFEHFPLSRIEYFT, from the coding sequence ATGTCCACGCTTAAGCGTACTCCTGTCAAAACCAAAGGAACCAAACCGTTCGTGCCTGATCTGGTATTTTTCGAGCCGGACGCACTGAATTATCCCAAGGGTCAGCGTATTATGGATTGGGTCAAAGCCAAAGACATTCCGTATCGTATGACCACATCTCATAACCGGATTACCAATTTACCGGGCGAAACCGAAGTTGAAAAATATCGAATGGCGAAAAAGACGTTGGTCGTCGGTATTCGCAAAACGCTAACCTTCGACCAATCCAAGCCCTCTGCTGAATACGCCATTCCTATTTCGACCGGATGTATGGGACACTGCCACTATTGTTATTTGCAAACGACATTAGGGGCAAAGCCGTACTTACGCGTCTATGTCAATACCGATGATATCTTATCGGCAGCTAAAGGCTATATCGAGGAACGTGCACCCGAAATAACTCGTTTTGAAGCAGCCTGTACCTCCGACCCGATCGGTTTGGAGCATATCACCGGATCGCTCGGAGAATTGATTCGTTTTATGGCAGACGAAGAATTTGGTCGCCTGCGTTTTGTTACCAAATATCATCATGTCGATCCGCTGCTAGATATTCAGCATAATGGTCATACCCGCATCCGGTTTAGCATTAATTCCGATTATGTTATTAAACAGTTTGAGCCTGCGACTTCGCGCTTCGAGGAACGCATTGGAGCAGCGGGCAAAATCGCCCTAGCCGGTTATCCGCTAGGCTTTATTATCGCGCCAATCATCTGGTATGACGGCTGGGAAGAAGGATATGGCGAGCTACTGCGCAAATTGGGTGAAACCTTGCCTCAGGATGCCACAAAAGATCTGACGTTCGAATTGATCCAGCATCGTTTTACCAAAACATCCAAGGCTGTGATCGAGAAGCGTTATCCAAAAACCAAGCTGGAAATGGACATGGAGAAACGCAAGAAAAAATGGGGACGTTGGGGACAGAACAAATACGTTTATCCCGATGAACAGCAAAACGCACTGCGAGAATTTATCACCGAGCGCATTTTTGAACATTTTCCATTAAGTCGTATTGAGTATTTCACATAA
- the metG gene encoding methionine--tRNA ligase — protein sequence MSNEKTFYITTPIYYPSDKLHIGHAYTTVAGDAMARYKRLRGYEVRYLTGTDEHGQKIEQKASAAGKTPQRFVDDIVAGIQDLWRKLDISNDDFIRTTEERHKSVVQEIFDRLLKQGDIYKGEYEGWYSIPDETYYTETQLVDVVKDAEGNVAGGKSPDSGHPVELVKEECYFFRMSKYADRLLQFYEENPQFIQPESRKKEMINNFIKPGLEDLAVSRTTFDWGVKVKGDPKHVVYVWIDALSNYITALGYGSSNTELYDKFWPANVHIVGKEIVRFHTIYWPIMLMALDLPLPKKVFAHGWLLMKDGKMSKSKGNVVDPVTLIDRYGLDQLRYYLLREVPFGADGTFTPESFVDRVNSDLANDLGNLLNRTVAMVDKYFEGKVPAYEANVTAFDGALEEMATVTYSKVEEAMENMEFSVALAAISQFISRSNKYIDETQPWNLAKDEDKRRELASVMVHLVESLRIASILLQPFLTRAPHKIWEQLGINEGELTTWESGKQFGRIPEGTQLVKGNPIFPRLDSEQEVAFIVEAMTGGKKPEEATAQLQPQNAAEAGQEAPEAKEEIGIEDFAKVELRVAQVIACEPVKKADKLLKLQLDLGYEQRQVVSGIAKFYTPEDMVGRKVICVTNLKPVKLRGELSQGMILAASHGDQLTLATVPESMPNGAIVK from the coding sequence ATGTCCAATGAGAAAACATTTTACATTACGACACCGATTTATTATCCAAGCGACAAGCTACATATCGGTCATGCGTACACTACGGTAGCCGGAGATGCGATGGCACGCTACAAGCGGCTGCGCGGCTACGAGGTGCGCTATTTGACAGGAACGGATGAGCATGGACAGAAGATTGAGCAGAAGGCGAGTGCGGCTGGCAAAACACCGCAACGTTTCGTTGACGATATTGTGGCAGGGATTCAGGATTTATGGCGGAAGCTCGATATTTCCAATGACGATTTTATTCGCACAACGGAAGAACGGCACAAGAGCGTTGTACAGGAAATATTTGATCGTTTGCTCAAGCAAGGGGATATTTACAAGGGCGAATACGAAGGCTGGTACAGCATTCCTGACGAGACTTATTACACGGAAACTCAACTGGTTGACGTGGTCAAGGATGCGGAAGGCAACGTGGCTGGAGGTAAAAGCCCGGACAGTGGCCACCCTGTAGAACTGGTCAAGGAAGAGTGTTACTTTTTCCGTATGAGCAAGTATGCTGATCGTTTGCTGCAATTTTATGAGGAGAATCCGCAGTTTATCCAGCCGGAATCCCGTAAAAAAGAGATGATTAACAACTTCATCAAGCCGGGGCTGGAGGATTTGGCTGTATCCCGTACAACCTTTGACTGGGGCGTTAAGGTGAAGGGTGATCCGAAGCATGTCGTATACGTGTGGATTGATGCGCTCTCCAACTACATTACAGCCCTGGGCTATGGTTCCTCCAATACCGAGCTATACGATAAATTTTGGCCTGCCAATGTGCATATCGTAGGGAAGGAAATTGTACGGTTCCACACGATTTACTGGCCAATCATGCTGATGGCGCTGGATCTCCCGTTGCCTAAAAAAGTATTTGCACACGGCTGGCTACTCATGAAGGACGGTAAAATGTCCAAGTCCAAAGGTAACGTCGTAGACCCTGTAACGCTGATTGACCGCTATGGTCTGGATCAACTTCGTTACTACTTGCTGCGCGAGGTGCCTTTCGGCGCGGATGGAACCTTTACACCGGAAAGCTTCGTTGATCGGGTCAATTCTGATTTAGCGAATGATCTGGGCAATTTGTTGAACCGTACCGTAGCGATGGTAGACAAATATTTTGAAGGCAAGGTTCCGGCTTATGAAGCGAATGTAACAGCATTCGACGGGGCTTTGGAAGAAATGGCAACAGTGACTTACAGTAAAGTAGAAGAAGCGATGGAAAACATGGAGTTTTCCGTGGCACTGGCGGCGATCAGCCAATTTATTAGCCGCAGCAATAAGTATATTGACGAAACACAACCATGGAACCTGGCCAAGGATGAGGACAAACGCCGTGAGCTGGCATCCGTTATGGTGCATTTGGTAGAAAGCTTGCGCATCGCGTCTATTTTGCTCCAGCCGTTCTTGACCCGCGCTCCGCATAAAATTTGGGAACAGCTGGGCATCAACGAAGGTGAACTGACTACATGGGAAAGCGGCAAGCAGTTTGGTCGCATTCCGGAAGGAACGCAACTGGTCAAAGGCAATCCCATCTTCCCGCGTCTGGATTCAGAGCAGGAGGTTGCTTTCATAGTCGAAGCGATGACGGGTGGCAAGAAGCCAGAGGAAGCTACCGCGCAGCTTCAACCGCAGAATGCGGCTGAGGCGGGCCAGGAAGCGCCAGAGGCGAAGGAAGAGATTGGTATTGAGGACTTTGCCAAGGTAGAACTGCGCGTCGCTCAGGTTATCGCCTGTGAGCCTGTGAAGAAGGCCGACAAGCTGTTGAAGCTCCAACTTGATCTTGGTTATGAGCAGCGTCAGGTTGTATCGGGCATTGCCAAGTTTTACACGCCGGAGGATATGGTTGGACGCAAGGTGATTTGTGTGACCAATCTTAAGCCTGTGAAGCTGCGTGGGGAGCTGTCACAAGGCATGATTTTAGCAGCATCGCACGGAGATCAGCTTACGCTGGCTACAGTACCGGAAAGCATGCCTAACGGCGCGATTGTAAAATAA
- the yidD gene encoding membrane protein insertion efficiency factor YidD, whose product MKITTRRVVQAPIKLYRSYISPLKPPTCRFYPTCSKYALEAVEVHGVLKGSWLAAKRIAKCHPFHPGGVDLVPPAKKRANRSDEDRFADRTGKGLT is encoded by the coding sequence ATGAAGATTACCACACGCAGAGTGGTTCAAGCTCCGATTAAGTTATACCGATCCTATATTTCACCGTTAAAGCCACCAACCTGTCGCTTCTATCCGACGTGTTCAAAGTACGCACTTGAGGCGGTGGAGGTGCATGGTGTGCTCAAGGGCTCCTGGCTGGCCGCCAAACGTATAGCGAAGTGCCATCCCTTTCATCCAGGTGGTGTAGATCTGGTGCCTCCTGCTAAAAAGAGGGCGAATAGATCCGATGAAGATCGTTTTGCTGACCGTACCGGGAAGGGATTGACTTGA
- a CDS encoding Fur family transcriptional regulator codes for MLTKDEIIATMSTQGLRITDQRKTLATLFSENEGYLSPKDVYEYMGKKYSGLSFDTVYRNLRVMQELGVLEQVSFEDGMKFKVSCNEHHHHHHMICLSCQKTLPISFCPMQMTDTTDQFQIVEHKFEIFGYCKECQKKNGQAEANSNGGYKQASGHTHSHGGY; via the coding sequence ATGCTGACAAAGGATGAAATTATCGCAACAATGTCCACTCAGGGACTGCGTATTACGGATCAGCGCAAGACGCTGGCCACGTTATTTTCCGAGAATGAAGGGTATCTGTCCCCAAAAGACGTTTATGAATATATGGGTAAAAAATACAGCGGACTCAGCTTTGACACCGTTTACCGTAATTTGCGTGTGATGCAGGAATTGGGTGTCCTGGAGCAGGTATCTTTTGAGGATGGGATGAAGTTCAAGGTGAGCTGCAATGAGCATCATCACCACCATCATATGATTTGCCTGAGCTGTCAGAAAACTTTACCGATCTCTTTCTGCCCGATGCAGATGACAGATACGACAGATCAGTTCCAAATCGTTGAACACAAGTTTGAGATTTTCGGTTATTGCAAGGAATGCCAGAAGAAGAACGGGCAAGCAGAGGCCAATTCTAATGGGGGATACAAACAGGCGAGCGGTCACACTCACAGCCACGGAGGCTACTGA